The following DNA comes from Dermacentor andersoni chromosome 2, qqDerAnde1_hic_scaffold, whole genome shotgun sequence.
TTTGATTTCGTTCTTGGCCGATAAttctcgagcgatcccagtcgatattgtggcccgttgcatccgtgtgctcggcaagggcattcgacactgtacgcttcttttcgacatctttctgatgctgcctcagtctctgtttgaagttgcccgattcaccgatgcatgcgtagtcgcaatctgcgcagggtatcttatagaccacgccgggaaacgattctctcggaagcctgtccttaccgccgacgagcgcttgcctcagcttacatacgggcacgtgcgccacctcaacgtcataactGCGTAGAACGCGAGACAAGGTTTCGCTTATCCCTGGAACGCAAGGTATGGCGGCACGCTTTCTTGGTCGGGGATGGGTCGGACGAGCTGGATTGGACAGACGGCGCTCCACAGCAGTCAAAAAGGATGTGGGGTAGCCGCTTGCCGAGAGATCACCTCGCACGTGGTCCAAGTCAGTGGAACGGCTTTCTGCTGTGGTGCAAATGCGGTTCGTACGGTTGAGCAGTAAGGCAGCAACCGACCTTTTGTGAGCGCCTGGATGAACGGATTGAAAGTTCAGGTAGCGGCCAGTGTGTGTGTCCTTACGGTACACGCTGAACGAGAGCCGTCCATCGCGTCTGGTGACAAGTACATctaccggacaggccgccattggaatatgaacctggcaacgtttaacgcaagaacattatctagtgaggcgagtctagcagtgctattggaagaattagagggcagtaaatgggatataatagggctcagtgaagttaggaggccaaaagaagcatatacagtgttaaggagcgggcacgtcctgtgctaccggggcttagcggagagacgagaactaggagtcggattcctgattaataagaatatagctggtaacatacaggaattctatagcattaacgagagggtggcatgtcttgttgtgaaacttaataagaggtacaaaatgaaggttgtacaggtctacgcccctacatccagtcatgatgaccaggaagtcgaaagcttctacgaagacgtggaatcggcgatgggtagagtgaaaacgaaatacactatactgatgggcgatttcaatgccaaggtaggcaagaagcatgctggagacaaggcagtgggggaatatggcataggcactaggaatagcaggggggaggtattagtagagtttgcagaacagaataatatgaggataatgaataccttcttccgcaagcggaataaccgaaagtggacatggaggagcccgaacggcgagactagaaatgaaatagatttcatactctgcactaaccctggcatcatacaagatgtggacgtgctcggtaaggtgcgctgcagtgaccacaggatggtaagaactcgaattagcctagacctgaggagggaacggaggaaactggtacataagaagccgatcaatgagttagcgctaagagggaaaatagaggaattccagatcaagctacagaacaggtattcggctttaagccacgaagaggatcttagtgttgaagcaatgaacgacaatcttgtgggcatcattaaggagtgtgcaatagaagtcggtggtaactccgttagacaggatacgagtaagctatcgcaggagacgaaagatctgatcaagaaacgccaatgtatgaaagcctctaaccctacagctagaatagaactggcagaactttcgaagttaatcaacaagcgtaagacagctgacataaggaagtataacatggatagaattgaacaagctctcaggaacggaggaagcctaaaagcagtgaagaagaaactaggaattggcaagaatcagatgtatgcgctaagagacaaagccggcaatatcattactaatatggatgagatagttcaagtggctgaggagttctatagagatttatacagtacgagtggcacccacgatgataatggaagagagaataatctagaggaattcgatatcccagtagtaacgccggaagaagtaaagaaagccttgggagctatgcaaagggggaaggcagctggggaggatcaggtaacagcagatttgctgaaggatggtgggcaaattgttctagaaaaactggccagcctctatacgcaatgcctcaagacctcgagcgtacccgaatcttggaagaacgctaacataatcctaatccataagaaaggcgacgccaaagacttgaaaaattatagaccgatcagcttactgtccgttgcctacaaagtatttactaaggtaattgcaaatagaatccggaacaccttagacttccgtcaaccaaaggaccaggcaggattccgtaaaggctactcaacaatagatcatattcacactatcaatcaggtgatagagaaatgtgcggaatataaccaaccattatatatagctttcattgattacgagaaagcgtttgattcagtcgaaacctcagcagtcatggaggcattgcggaatcagggtgtagacgagccgtatgtaaaaatactgaaagatatctatagcggctccacagccactgtactcctccataaagaaagcaacaaaatcccaataaagaaaggcgtcaggcagggagatacgatctctccaatgctattcacagcgtgtttacaggaggtattcagagacctggattgggaagaattggggataagagtaaatggagaataccttagtaacttgcgcttcgctgatgatattgccttgcttagtaactcaggggaccaactgcaatgcatgctcactgatctggagaggcagagcagaagggtgggactaaaaatgaatctgcagaaaactaaagtaatgtttaacagtctcggaagggaacagcagtttacgataggtagcgaggcactggaagtggtaagagaatacatctacttaggacaggtagtgactgctgatccagatcatgagagtgaaataatcagaagaataagaatgggctggggtgcgtttggcaggcattcgcagatcatgaacagcaggttgccattatccctcaagagaaaagtgtataacagctgtgtcttaccagtactcacgtacggggcagaaacctggaggcttacgaaaagggttctacttaaattgaggacgacgcaacgagctatggaaagaaaaatgataggtgtaacgttaagggataagaaaagagcagattgggtgagggaacaaacgcgcgttaatgacatcttagttgaaatcaagaaaaagaaatgggcatgggcaggacatgtaatgaggagggaagataaccgatggtcattaagggttacggactggattccgagggaagggaagcgtagcagggggcgacagaaagttaggtgggcagatgagattaggaagtttggagggtcaacatggccacaattagtacatgaccggggtagttggagaagtatgggagaggcctttgccctgcagtgggcgtaatcaggctgatgatgatgatgatgatgacatctaAAAAATGGAGTCTGCTGTCGACCTCTGTCTCAACTGTGAATTGGATGGCCTTTTCTTGACTGTTTAGGTGCGCAGTGAACGAATCCAAAGCGCTGCGCCGAATCAgacagaaacagtcgtccacatagCGCAGAAAAACTTTTGGCCTAGGGCTGAAGGACGCGAGAGCACGCCTTTCCAAACATTCCATCGTAAGATTGGCAGCAGTAACAGAGACGGATGCACCCATTGCCGTACCGTGGACTTGCCTGTAGAAGACCTTGTCGAAACAGAAATACGTGTTTCCAAGACAAAAACAGAGGAGCCTCTTGTGGTCGGGAACGTCAATGGGCGACCTGTCTGGCAAGGTCCTGTCAGATTCCAGAGCAGAGGTGCATGCTTCCAAAGCCAAGTCAGTCGGAATTGAGGTAAACAGTGATACCACGTCGAACGaaaccatcacctcgtcgtcgtctAGAGACACGTCACGAACTTTTTCAATAAAGTCACAGGAGTTGCTCACGTGCGTGGAGCTCTTCCCGACGAGTGAAGCCAGAAGCTGGTGCAGGTATGCGGACAAGTTGTAGAGAGGGGAGCGAGTGTAGTCGACGATTGGACGTAGGGGGACGTTAGGCTTATGAACCTTTGGCAGGCCATAAAGTGCAGGTGCAGCACCGTTATGACAGAGAAGCTTGAAATACAAAGACTTGCGCTCGGGAGCTACGAAGCGGAACACGTCAGCCAGGAGAGTCTGGAAGTCCCTCTGAACCTTCAAGGTGGGGCCCCGAGTGAGCCGGACGTAAGTGTCCTGGTCATTAAGCAGAGCCAACATC
Coding sequences within:
- the LOC126540948 gene encoding uncharacterized protein; amino-acid sequence: MWGSRLPRDRRLEDHCPDHFASIQLHANFEANMRARHAGLVHSVKLDRLSESTRPYRPYNQRTTVYNLSSHSVDPAEASVLELGLNFNVAPAPDVRKVVCAVECAVNQVDPSRRDEARTRAIGVLSGLHRRKFVSPLSAEERKAVKRLQANTAIVILPSDKGNATVLIDTAVYKNKMLALLNDQDTYVRLTRGPTLKVQRDFQTLLADVFRFVAPERKSLYFKLLCHNGAAPALYGLPKVHKPNVPLRPIVDYTRSPLYNLSAYLHQLLASLVGKSSTHVSNSCDFIEKVRDVSLDDDEVMVSFDVVSLFTSIPTDLALEACTSALESDRTLPDRSPIDVPDHKRLLCFCLGNTYFCFDKVFYRDNGKLLYMI